Proteins encoded in a region of the Natator depressus isolate rNatDep1 chromosome 23, rNatDep2.hap1, whole genome shotgun sequence genome:
- the LOC141976253 gene encoding E3 ubiquitin-protein ligase TRIM7-like codes for MAQCASCKLVKYLNDLESREFQMFKFQLENYPLEDGYKRIPRSKMEVAEAMDIAWAMVQVYQESKALQMAVKILDGINRKDLSLRIQKDMPKIFHQTPEPAGASEDDENDQQEKLDLELYDQFFASKKKVEVKLDPNTAFPTLLISQDQKSVRLGDCAQNLPCSSERFCFQPCVLGTPGISGGRLDWAVEVGAGKGWIVGAVRESVKRNEYLYITAEQGFWGLEGNHGNYEALSTPKTTLFLREPLCRIKVHLDFILGKLSFYNKDTREHIFTFNYPFSEKMFPFFLTRDTDVPLQLCPCD; via the exons ATGGCACAGTGCGCGTCCTGCAAGCTCGTCAAGTATCTGAACGATCTAGAATCAAGAGAGTTCCAGATGTTCAAGTTTCAGCTGGAGAACTATCCCCTGGAAGACGGCTACAAGCGAATCCCCCGCTCCAAGATGGAGGTGGCTGAAGCCATGGACATAGCTTGGGCCATGGTCCAGGTTTACCAGGAGTCCAAGGCTCTGCAGATGGCGGTGAAGATATTGGATGGTATTAACCGGAAGGATCTGTCGCTAAGGATCCAAAAGGACATGCCGAAGA TTTTCCATCAGACGCCAGAGCCGGCTGGCGCGAGCGAGGATGACGAGAATGACCAGCAGGAGAAGCTGGACTTGGAGCTGTACGATCAATTTTTCGCAAGCAAGAAGAAAG TGGAGGTGAAGCTGGATCCCAACACGGCATTCCCCACACTGCTGATCTCCCAAGACCAGAAAAGCGTGCGGCTCGGGGACTGCGCCCAGAACCTTCCCTGCAGCTCGGAGCGTTTTTGTttccagccctgtgtgctgggcaCCCCGGGCATCTCTGGGGGGCGGCTGGACTGGGCAGTGGAGGTGGGTGCCGGGAAAGGCTGGATCGTCGGCGCCGTCCGGGAATCAGTGAAGAGGAACGAGTATCTCTACATAACGGCtgagcaggggttctgggggctggaggggaaccATGGGAACTACGAGGCGCTCAGCACCCCTAAGACGACGCTTTTCCTACGGGAGCCTCTGTGCAGGATCAAGGTGCATCTAGACTTCATCCTTGGAAAACTCTCCTTCTACAACAAGGACACCAGGGAGCACATCTTCACCTTCAACTACCCCTTCTCCGAGAAGATGTTCCCCTTCTTCTTGACCCGGGACACGGAcgtccccctccagctctgcccatgTGACTGA